Part of the Sporomusa termitida genome, TAAAAAGTGGTGTAAAGTGGTGTAAAGTGGTTGATTATTTAAAGTGGTGGTGACAGCCGTGTTCATGGGTGAATATTTACATGCCATCGACAATAAAGGGCGGCTGATTCTTCCCGCCAAATTCCGTGAAGAATTAGAAGACACATTTATTGCCACCAAAGGTCTTGATAACTGTTTGTTTGTATATACCCGCAGTGAGTGGGCCATCCTAGAAGAAAAATTAAAGAAACTGCCACTGGCTAAACCGGAAGCCCGGGCCTTCGTCCGTTTCTTCTTTTCCGGAGCAGCCGAACTTGAGTGTGATAAACAGGGGCGGGTGCTTGTGCCGCCTAACTTACGGGAGCACGCTAAGTTAGATAAGGACGTGGTTGTTATCGGTGTGTCAACCCGGATTGAAATTTGGGATAAAGCGGCCTGGGATGAATATAACCGGCAAATAAGCCCTACAGTTGCGGCGATTGCCGAAACTATGGCTGATTTAGGAATTTAATTATAGCTGAAACGAGTGATAAAAGTGCAGGAACATGGATTTGAACATACGAGTGTATTGCTGGCAGAGAGTGTCGCAGGCATTTTTTCCGATCCGGCAGGGATCTATGTAGATTGCACGTTAGGCGGCGGGGGCCATTCTGCTGCGTTAGCCGCACGCCTGGCGCCGGCCGGCTGGCTGATCGGCATTGATCAGGATCAGGCCGCGATTCAGGCCGGTAAACAGCGTCTGGCTGCGGCTGATTGCCGGATTGACATTGTGCAAAGTAATTTTCAGTGTCTGGGTTCAGTGCTTGCCGAGCTGAAAACAGGATTGGTTGACGGTATACTGTTTGACTTGGGGGTATCATCGCATCAGCTTGATGTTGCTGACCGGGGATTTTCTTATATGCAGGATGCCCCGCTGGATATGCGTATGAATACCAATGCGGATTTTTCCGCATATGATGTTGTGAATACTTACAGCGAGCAGCAATTGTCAGCCATGATTACTGATTATGGTGAAGAGCGCTGGGCTAAGCGGATTGCCCGCTTTATTGTGGAAAATAGGGCTGTGTCTGATATAAAAACGACAGGCCGGCTTGTCGATATTATTAAGAAAGCCATCCCGGCCGCCGCCCGCCGGGAGGGACCGCATCCGGCCAAAAGAACATTTCAGGCGATTAGGATTGAAGTCAATAATGAGCTGGCGATTTTGCGGGATACTTTTATCACCGCCGTTGAATGTCTGAAAGCCGGCGGCCGGATTGGTATAATCACATTTCATTCGCTGGAGGACCGGATAGCGAAACAGACCTTGCAGCACCTGGCCAAAACCTGCATCTGTCCGCCACAACTGCCAATCTGTGTTTGCCAGCATAAACCCCAAATAAAAGTTTTGGGAAAACCTGTGCTGCCATCGCCTGATGAGCTTGAGAAAAACCCTCGCGCTCGTAGTGCTAAGCTTCGTATCGCTGTTAAGTTATAGCGACAATTGTTCTAAATTAAGGGGAGGAACAATAGAAATGTTAGTACATAAAAAACAAGAAATACATGTGTATGAACAGGAAGCCGCTTCACCTGCGCCTAAGAAAATACGAAAAGCTGATAAGCAACTGCGCACTAAATGCCTGATACTTGTCGTTATTGCTATTGTAATGGCTGCTGTTACAACAATGCAGAGTGCTGCCATTGTACAGTCCGGCTATGATTTGGTAAAAATTAAGGGTCAAGTAGCAAAACTGGAGAAAGAAAATGAGCTTTTGCGTCTTGATATTGCCAAACTTAAATCACCGCAGCGAATTGAAGAAATTGCCGTAAAAGAGTTAGGGATGATTGTGCCGAAAAATGCCTATTATGCTTCAGCTGCAGCTGCAGACAGTCCGGCTCAGGCAGTACCGGCCAGAGATACCGGTGTTGCTGAGCAGCTACTGGGTGCTATTAAACTTAACAAGGCGGAGGCGAGCAAAGGGCGGTAATTTTTTAACGATGGGGGAGATAAATAAGTGGCATCTGTTTCGCATGTTACCATCAGGAAGAGGGTCGCTTGCCTGTTCTTGATCATATCGGTAATTATGATGGGGTTGATTGGTCGCTTACTGTATCTCCAGTTTTATAAGAGCGCCTGGTTATCGGAGAATGCTGTAGATCAGCGAATCCGCGAGATTCCGGTTGAGGCAAAGCGGGGCATTATTTTTGACCGACATGGCCGGGAACTTGCGGTTAGTGTCAGTACGGAGTCTGTATATGCTATACCTGCCGAAATACGGAATCAAGATGAAACAGCAGCCAGACTGGCTGCTATTTTGGCATTAGATGAAAACAACCTTAGGAACAAACTGAAAAAGCGGCAGGCATTCACCTGGATCAAACGAAAGATTGACCCGGAAACGGCCCGGCAGGTTCAAATGCTTAATTTGCCCGGTATTGGCCTGACGCAAGAGGGTCAGCGTTATTATCCCCATGATAATCTGGCGGCACATGTGCTTGGCTTTAATGGAATTGACAGCCAGGGACTGGATGGCGTGGAAATGACCTTTGACAGTTATCTCAAAGGCCGCTCAGGCAGCATCGTGATTGAATACGATGCCAGAGGGCAGGAGATACCTCAGGCCTCCCACCGGTTTGTGCCCCCGACGGAAGGGAATAATGTCTATCTTACTATTGATTTGATTATTCAACAGATTATTGAACGGGAATTGGACCGGGTAATGAAAGAAACCCAGGCGAAAGCCGCTACCATTATTGCCATTGATCCGCGTGATGGCGGCATTCTGGCGCTGGCTAACAGGCCTGACTATAATCCTAATAAATTTAGTGAGGTTTCGCCGAAACTTTGGCGGAATATAGCTGTTTCTAATGTTTATGAGCCGGGGTCAACTTTCAAAATCATTACGACCTCAGCCGTCATGTCCGAACATATTGTTAAAGCTGATGAAAGATTCTATGATCCCGGTGAGGTTGAGGTCCAGGGACGGCACATTCATTGCTGGAAGCATGGCGGCCATGGCAGTCAGACTTTTGCCGAGGTGGTTCAGAACTCCTGTAATGTGGGGTTTGTTAATGTCGGACTGCGTCTGGGCCGTGATCCATTTTACCGGTATATTGATGCGTTTGGCTTCGGACACGTTACCAATATTGATTTGCCGGGTGAAGCAAAGGGCATTATGATTGACCGGGCCAAAGCAACGCCGATCAATATTGCCACAATGTCAATTGGTCAGAGTATTGCCGTTTCCCCTGTGCAATTAGTGACTGCCGCTGCTGCTGTGGCCAACGATGGTCAGCTTCTCCGGCCCCAGATTGTCCGCGAGGTTAAGGATAAATCAGGGCAAATTGTCAGAGGCTATCAACCTGATGTAATCAGGCAGGTACTTGATCCGACAACCACGAAACAAGTTAAAGAGATCCTGGAATCGGTCGTAACCCAGGGATCAGGCCGGAATGCGTATATTGAAGGCTATAAGATTGCCGGTAAAACAGGTACTGCCCAGAAAGTTGGCGCCGGCGGCTATTTGCCGGATAAATATGTCGCCTCGTTTGTCGGCTTTGCTCCGGCTGATAATCCCCAGGTCGCGATGCTGGTTATTATTGACGAACCTGTTGGTCTCTATTATGGCGGGCAGATTGCAGCACCCGTATTTGGGGCGGTTA contains:
- the mraZ gene encoding division/cell wall cluster transcriptional repressor MraZ, encoding MFMGEYLHAIDNKGRLILPAKFREELEDTFIATKGLDNCLFVYTRSEWAILEEKLKKLPLAKPEARAFVRFFFSGAAELECDKQGRVLVPPNLREHAKLDKDVVVIGVSTRIEIWDKAAWDEYNRQISPTVAAIAETMADLGI
- the rsmH gene encoding 16S rRNA (cytosine(1402)-N(4))-methyltransferase RsmH produces the protein MQEHGFEHTSVLLAESVAGIFSDPAGIYVDCTLGGGGHSAALAARLAPAGWLIGIDQDQAAIQAGKQRLAAADCRIDIVQSNFQCLGSVLAELKTGLVDGILFDLGVSSHQLDVADRGFSYMQDAPLDMRMNTNADFSAYDVVNTYSEQQLSAMITDYGEERWAKRIARFIVENRAVSDIKTTGRLVDIIKKAIPAAARREGPHPAKRTFQAIRIEVNNELAILRDTFITAVECLKAGGRIGIITFHSLEDRIAKQTLQHLAKTCICPPQLPICVCQHKPQIKVLGKPVLPSPDELEKNPRARSAKLRIAVKL
- the ftsL gene encoding cell division protein FtsL produces the protein MLVHKKQEIHVYEQEAASPAPKKIRKADKQLRTKCLILVVIAIVMAAVTTMQSAAIVQSGYDLVKIKGQVAKLEKENELLRLDIAKLKSPQRIEEIAVKELGMIVPKNAYYASAAAADSPAQAVPARDTGVAEQLLGAIKLNKAEASKGR
- a CDS encoding stage V sporulation protein D, which produces MASVSHVTIRKRVACLFLIISVIMMGLIGRLLYLQFYKSAWLSENAVDQRIREIPVEAKRGIIFDRHGRELAVSVSTESVYAIPAEIRNQDETAARLAAILALDENNLRNKLKKRQAFTWIKRKIDPETARQVQMLNLPGIGLTQEGQRYYPHDNLAAHVLGFNGIDSQGLDGVEMTFDSYLKGRSGSIVIEYDARGQEIPQASHRFVPPTEGNNVYLTIDLIIQQIIERELDRVMKETQAKAATIIAIDPRDGGILALANRPDYNPNKFSEVSPKLWRNIAVSNVYEPGSTFKIITTSAVMSEHIVKADERFYDPGEVEVQGRHIHCWKHGGHGSQTFAEVVQNSCNVGFVNVGLRLGRDPFYRYIDAFGFGHVTNIDLPGEAKGIMIDRAKATPINIATMSIGQSIAVSPVQLVTAAAAVANDGQLLRPQIVREVKDKSGQIVRGYQPDVIRQVLDPTTTKQVKEILESVVTQGSGRNAYIEGYKIAGKTGTAQKVGAGGYLPDKYVASFVGFAPADNPQVAMLVIIDEPVGLYYGGQIAAPVFGAVMKDVLQYLKVTPQTTVNLTKPAAPDTHILIPSVINLSVPEAVKELEKAGLKPRIEESGDRIADQIPKPGSRIPTGSGVLLYTMTPRYQAGEVTVPDLTGRTPREASDMLAELGFVINPVGTDGTVIKQDPLPGSKVLSGTSITTYFE